The following are from one region of the Natronocella acetinitrilica genome:
- the ychF gene encoding redox-regulated ATPase YchF — protein sequence MGFKCGIVGLPNVGKSTLFNALTRNEIPAENYPFCTIDPNVGIVPVPDPRMQALAEIVKPQRIVPTTMEFVDIAGLVAGASKGEGLGNQFLANIRETDAIAHVVRCFSDDDVHHVSGRVDPLDDIDTINTELVLADMESVDKAQQKVERQAKSGDKEAIARRDLLARVRAQLDAGKPVRSLGLDAEQQKALYDLHLLTDKPVLYVANVAEDGFDGNPMLKQVEELAAEEGAQVVALCAAIEAELSVLEDAEKQEFLGEYGLEEPGLNRLIRAGYTLLGLRTYFTAGEKEVRAWTIRAGDTAPKAAGRIHTDFERGFIRAAVVGYNDFIQYKGESGAKDAGKLRLEGKEYIVQEGDIIHFRFNV from the coding sequence ATGGGTTTCAAGTGCGGTATCGTCGGTCTTCCCAACGTGGGCAAGTCCACGCTGTTCAATGCGCTCACCCGCAACGAGATCCCGGCGGAGAACTACCCGTTCTGCACCATTGATCCCAACGTGGGCATCGTGCCTGTGCCGGATCCACGCATGCAGGCCCTGGCGGAGATCGTCAAGCCGCAGCGCATCGTGCCCACCACCATGGAGTTCGTCGACATTGCCGGCTTGGTGGCGGGTGCCTCCAAGGGTGAGGGGCTGGGCAACCAGTTCCTGGCCAACATTCGCGAGACCGACGCCATCGCCCATGTGGTGCGCTGTTTCAGTGATGACGACGTGCACCATGTGTCCGGACGGGTTGACCCGCTGGACGACATCGACACCATCAACACCGAGCTGGTGCTGGCGGACATGGAAAGCGTGGACAAGGCCCAGCAAAAGGTGGAGCGCCAGGCCAAGTCCGGCGACAAGGAGGCCATCGCCCGGCGCGATCTGCTGGCGAGAGTGCGGGCGCAGCTCGATGCCGGCAAGCCGGTTCGCTCCCTGGGGCTGGACGCAGAGCAGCAAAAGGCCCTCTACGACCTCCATCTGCTCACCGACAAGCCTGTGCTCTACGTCGCCAACGTGGCCGAGGACGGCTTCGACGGCAACCCCATGCTCAAGCAGGTGGAAGAACTGGCCGCCGAGGAGGGTGCCCAGGTGGTTGCGCTCTGTGCCGCCATCGAGGCGGAACTGTCAGTGCTGGAAGACGCCGAAAAGCAGGAATTTCTCGGTGAATACGGCCTGGAAGAGCCCGGCCTGAACCGACTGATCCGCGCGGGCTACACGCTGCTCGGCCTGCGTACCTACTTCACTGCCGGGGAAAAGGAAGTGCGGGCCTGGACGATCCGAGCCGGCGACACCGCACCCAAGGCCGCCGGCCGCATCCACACCGACTTCGAGCGCGGTTTCATCCGCGCCGCCGTCGTTGGCTATAACGACTTCATCCAGTACAAGGGCGAATCCGGCGCCAAGGATGCCGGCAAGCTCCGCCTGGAAGGCAAGGAATACATCGTCCAGGAAGGCGACATCATCCACTTCCGCTTCAACGTCTGA